In one window of Henckelia pumila isolate YLH828 chromosome 1, ASM3356847v2, whole genome shotgun sequence DNA:
- the LOC140874422 gene encoding uncharacterized protein: protein MAMEASDAANPYFLSHSHSPELVLVSQPLTGDNNYAWWSRAMVIALSARNKIGFIDGTIVKPSDADVALIQSWIHNNNIVISWLLNSVSKEICDSIIFSAQSAMEIWADLKERFQQHDGPRIFQLRCQLFSLRQNQDTVCAYFAKLKSLWEELNNYYGGRGKCSCGVNWQMEYIMAFLMGLNESFAHVRRQVILMDPLPAINKVFSLIYQAERLQNIVIPSSVKTFNFDASKCDDVHQHHRSENNNDGDVGALRDFFQNLRPGQCQRLLSLLTTQLASSSSKV, encoded by the coding sequence GTTGGTTCTTGTTTCTCAGCCTTTGACAGGAGACAATAATTACGCCTGGTGGAGTAGAGCGATGGTGATCGCCTTGTCTGCTAGGAATAAAATTGGGTTTATCGATGGCACGATCGTCAAACCCTCAGATGCTGATGTTGCTCTAATTCAATCTTGGATTCACAACAATAACATCGTGATTTCTTGGTTGTTGAACTCTGTTTCCAAAGAAATATGTGATAGCATCATATTTTCTGCTCAATCTGCTATGGAGATCTGGGCCGATTTAAAAGAACGATTCCAGCAACACGACGGCCCGAGAATCTTCCAATTGCGATGCCAACTTTTTTCCCTGCGTCAAAATCAAGATACAGTGTGTGCTTACTTTGCAAAATTAAAGTCTCTTTGGGAGGAATTGAATAACTACTATGGGGGGCGTGGAAAATGCAGTTGTGGTGTCAATTGGCAGATGGAATACATCATGGCTTTCCTCATGGGATTAAATGAATCATTTGCCCATGTTCGACGTCAAGTTATTTTGATGGATCCGCTCCCAGCAATCAACAAGGTGTTCTCCTTGATTTATCAGGCAGAACGACTGCAAAATATTGTCATTCCTTCCTCGGTTAAAACTTTTAACTTCGATGCCAGTAAGTGTGATGATGTTCATCAACATCACCGATCTGAAAATAATAATGATGGTGATGTTGGTGCTCTCCGTGACTTTTTCCAGAATCTTCGGCCAGGTCAATGTCAGCGGCTGTTGTCTCTCTTAACCACGCAGTTGGCCTCTTCTTCATCTAAGGTCTGA